In a single window of the Coffea eugenioides isolate CCC68of chromosome 3, Ceug_1.0, whole genome shotgun sequence genome:
- the LOC113766953 gene encoding probable aldo-keto reductase 2 gives MAAAAGEEVKVPRIKLGSQGLEVSAQGLGCMGMSAFYGPPKPEPDMIKLIHYAIDRGITHFDTAEMYGPYTNEILVGKALKGGIQEKVEIATKFGVRFVDGKREVCGDPAYVRAACEGSLKRLGVDCIDLYYQHRIDTRLPIEITIGELKKLVEEGKIKYIGLSEASASTIRRAHAVHPITAVQLEWSLWTRDVEEEIIPTCRELGIGIVAYSPLGRGFFSSGPKLMENLADGDFRKFLPRLQPENVEHNKSLFERVNDIASRKGCTPSQLALAWVHHQGSDVCPIPGTTKIENLKENIGALSVKLLAEDLAELECLASSGVKGDRYGSGTATWQNSDTPPLSTWKSA, from the exons ATGGCGGCAGCAGCAGGAGAAGAAGTGAAAGTGCCCAGAATCAAGCTGGGTTCGCAGGGGCTTGAAGTTTCAGCTCAGGGGCTGGGCTGTATGGGCATGTCAGCCTTCTATGGCCCGCCCAAGCCCGAGCCCGACATGATCAAGCTCATCCACTATGCTATTGACCGAGGCATCACCCATTTCGACACCGCCGAGATGTACGGGCCGTACACCAACGAAATACTCGTCGGCAAG GCTTTGAAGGGAGGGATACAAGAGAAAGTGGAGATAGCAACAAAATTTGGGGTCAGATTTGTGGATGGAAAGCGGGAGGTTTGTGGTGATCCAGCTTATGTAAGGGCTGCATGTGAGGGAAGCTTGAAACGACTTGGTGTTGACTGCATTGATCTCTACTATCAACATCGGATTGATACACGTCTTCCCATTGAAATCACG ATAGGAGAGCTTAAAAAACTGGTTGAAGAGGGTAAGATAAAGTACATAGGTCTATCTGAGGCCTCAGCTTCAACAATTAGAAGAGCACATGCTGTTCATCCTATAACAGCTGTACAGCTGGAGTGGTCATTGTGGACCAGAGATGTGGAGGAAGAGATTATTCCTACTTGCAG AGAACTTGGCATAGGAATTGTGGCTTACAGTCCACTTGGACGAGGATTTTTCTCATCAGGTCCAAAGTTGATGGAGAATTTGGCTGATGGTGACTTCCGAAAG TTTTTGCCAAGATTACAACCAGAAAATGTTGAGCATAACAAGAGCTTGTTTGAGCGCGTTAATGACATCGCTTCAAGGAAGGGTTGTACCCCATCACAGCTAGCATTGGCATGGGTCCATCACCAGGGAAGTGATGTTTGCCCCATACCTGGCACTACCAAAATTGAGAACCTGAAAGAGAATATTGGAGCTTTATCTGTAAAACTGTTAGCAGAGGATCTTGCTGAGCTTGAATGCCTTGCTTCATCTGGAGTCAAGGGTGATAGATATGGGTCCGGCACTGCCACTTGGCAAAATTCTGATACTCCACCTTTGTCAACATGGAAGAGTGCATGA